Proteins encoded within one genomic window of Ammonifex degensii KC4:
- a CDS encoding CRISPR-associated protein Csx11 — translation MEAIGWFHMVGKARAEFLRRHGGENNGYDERRWHQQETPPFPWDDLLDWVRRLYGARIPVDAWPSTFAAFTEQHAERNPGLLGLLQAAHGIVSGVEKNLPASTSRYLNQTTLHMWLSSPWGHPKRNLLADPPEILAPHGWQQLVAEIRRVLEELRDLGTKRVQDVALWRRWREAAIGEGSFIRRTFLSTLAETRLPNNDVTLWDQSYVAAALFKSAVAGALLNSSFPWTDSGIKNNTRWRLLTVALGTEHYEARAVKIGDWTSVQSAIEEFFGQVAQLVEVDLAVGSLLYRDNSVAVFSFPGERFDETVPAGWLSGWENWLQNQAEAIAHDLNLETPPHVHLSKPTRSLVPLVKERREALRKTAVPVHKTWNVNWTVPGELQGHVCPVCRVRLNGDPTNKGKPCAVCRQRRHHRRDAWLQGQLGYDTIWFEEVADRNGRLALLTFSLDLGDWLNGERVDSLRAQAIPEWVRFNPVLDVTANPIDPQVAHESLRAYVRDRLLSFNPNDLVLRNLQEGYRHEGDWPTFFHKIVEDRADAPKWGELDDDQRAAWLAHQLFRKLPSPGRVYRFWREAEEFFTDLLREFRQIAARSDNPWRVRRLVLVPDDNSGWRNLTLYNGRWQGRQISLVYVREMKGFMTAFNLTRLLWPEDKKDALKGIQISLEDEDAPGQGRDMTVTQVRELRQPYAHLGVYHPVMPVELSPLRFRVLVPLEAASECVDLAVEWWRERFARVWDRLPLRVGVIAFPRLVPYQAVVEAARNVEDTLAASEETWCVQEVERRAGVVALRLRRQDGRETMRIVPVTMPDGREDVFYLYVAVEDRSLRFRRDFQHPHGQVYRHVADLRPGDGIRVIPSRAKTLFLESTAARFDTSKPRYLEDWTQMRRVWALLQRVAPSQTALQRLRSELARLERDWQSPDGQQAASDDLWRDTLRALLAHHLEVKGAALETLTEAAVQGTLQWAMDWHMTVLKETI, via the coding sequence ATGGAAGCCATCGGCTGGTTCCACATGGTTGGCAAGGCTCGCGCCGAGTTCCTACGCCGGCACGGCGGCGAGAACAATGGCTACGACGAGCGCCGGTGGCATCAGCAGGAAACGCCGCCCTTCCCCTGGGATGACCTGCTGGATTGGGTTCGGAGGCTGTATGGCGCTAGGATTCCTGTTGATGCCTGGCCGAGTACCTTTGCTGCCTTCACCGAACAACATGCAGAGCGCAACCCCGGCCTGTTGGGCCTGCTTCAGGCCGCGCATGGCATCGTTTCAGGTGTAGAAAAGAACCTCCCAGCTTCCACATCGCGCTACCTGAACCAAACCACCCTTCACATGTGGCTCTCCTCCCCCTGGGGCCACCCCAAGCGAAACCTTTTGGCTGACCCGCCGGAAATTCTGGCGCCTCACGGGTGGCAACAGCTCGTGGCGGAAATTCGCCGCGTGCTGGAGGAACTGCGCGATCTCGGCACGAAACGCGTGCAAGATGTGGCTCTGTGGCGACGCTGGCGGGAGGCGGCCATCGGTGAGGGTTCCTTCATCCGCCGGACGTTTCTTTCTACCCTGGCCGAGACACGCCTGCCCAACAACGATGTAACCCTTTGGGACCAGTCCTACGTGGCCGCGGCGCTGTTCAAGAGCGCGGTAGCAGGGGCGTTGCTGAATAGCAGTTTCCCTTGGACCGACAGCGGCATCAAAAACAATACCCGCTGGCGGCTGCTCACCGTGGCCTTAGGCACCGAGCACTACGAGGCCAGGGCGGTAAAGATCGGCGACTGGACCAGCGTCCAGAGCGCGATCGAGGAGTTCTTCGGTCAGGTGGCCCAACTGGTGGAGGTGGACCTGGCCGTGGGCTCGCTGCTCTACCGGGACAACAGCGTGGCCGTCTTCTCCTTCCCCGGCGAGCGGTTTGATGAGACCGTGCCCGCTGGTTGGTTGAGCGGATGGGAAAACTGGCTACAAAACCAGGCCGAAGCAATCGCCCACGATCTGAACCTGGAAACCCCGCCCCATGTGCACCTGAGCAAACCCACCCGCTCCCTTGTGCCACTGGTAAAAGAGCGCAGGGAAGCCTTGCGCAAGACTGCCGTTCCCGTGCATAAGACCTGGAATGTGAACTGGACGGTCCCCGGCGAGCTCCAGGGTCATGTCTGCCCCGTGTGTCGGGTGCGCTTGAACGGCGATCCTACCAACAAGGGCAAACCCTGCGCGGTATGCCGCCAGCGCCGCCACCACCGCCGCGATGCCTGGCTACAGGGACAACTGGGCTACGACACCATCTGGTTTGAGGAAGTGGCCGACCGCAACGGCCGCCTGGCCTTGCTCACCTTCTCGTTGGACCTGGGAGATTGGTTGAACGGCGAACGGGTGGATAGCCTCCGGGCCCAGGCGATTCCGGAATGGGTGCGATTCAATCCCGTACTGGACGTCACTGCCAATCCAATAGACCCTCAAGTGGCTCACGAAAGCCTAAGGGCTTATGTTCGTGACCGACTTCTTTCCTTCAACCCAAACGACCTGGTTCTACGAAACCTTCAAGAAGGCTATCGACACGAAGGCGACTGGCCAACCTTCTTCCACAAGATCGTCGAAGACCGCGCTGATGCACCGAAGTGGGGAGAGTTGGACGACGACCAGCGCGCTGCCTGGTTGGCGCATCAACTCTTCCGCAAGCTCCCCTCTCCCGGGCGGGTCTACCGCTTCTGGCGGGAGGCGGAGGAATTCTTCACCGATTTGCTGCGGGAGTTCCGCCAGATCGCAGCGCGCAGCGACAATCCTTGGCGGGTGCGACGCTTGGTGCTGGTTCCGGATGACAATAGCGGTTGGCGAAACCTCACACTTTACAATGGCCGCTGGCAGGGACGGCAGATCAGCCTGGTGTATGTGCGGGAGATGAAGGGCTTCATGACAGCATTCAATCTCACACGGCTCTTATGGCCGGAAGACAAGAAAGACGCTTTGAAAGGGATCCAGATCTCGCTGGAAGATGAAGATGCGCCAGGCCAGGGCCGTGATATGACCGTAACCCAAGTGCGCGAGCTTCGCCAGCCCTACGCTCACCTGGGTGTCTATCACCCAGTGATGCCGGTAGAACTTTCTCCCCTGCGCTTCCGCGTGCTGGTACCGTTGGAGGCAGCCTCAGAGTGCGTCGACCTGGCGGTGGAGTGGTGGCGGGAGCGCTTTGCCCGCGTGTGGGACCGCCTGCCCCTGCGGGTGGGAGTGATCGCTTTTCCTCGTCTCGTTCCCTACCAGGCGGTGGTGGAGGCTGCTCGGAATGTAGAAGACACGTTAGCCGCCTCTGAGGAGACTTGGTGCGTACAGGAAGTGGAACGGCGGGCGGGAGTGGTCGCTCTGCGCCTGCGTCGTCAAGATGGCCGCGAAACGATGCGAATCGTGCCGGTCACCATGCCTGATGGACGGGAGGATGTGTTTTACCTGTATGTGGCTGTGGAAGACCGATCCCTGCGCTTCCGACGGGACTTTCAGCATCCTCATGGCCAGGTCTACCGCCACGTGGCCGACCTGCGACCGGGCGACGGCATTCGGGTGATCCCCTCGCGGGCAAAGACGCTTTTCCTGGAGAGCACGGCTGCACGCTTCGATACCTCGAAGCCGAGGTATCTTGAAGACTGGACGCAGATGCGCCGGGTCTGGGCGCTCCTGCAGCGGGTGGCGCCCAGCCAGACAGCCCTACAGCGCCTGCGGAGCGAACTGGCGCGCTTAGAGCGCGATTGGCAATCGCCCGACGGGCAGCAGGCTGCCTCGGATGACCTCTGGCGCGATACTCTGCGCGCGTTGTTAGCACATCATCTTGAAGTCAAAGGCGCAGCTTTAGAGACGCTTACCGAGGCAGCTGTGCAGGGCACGCTTCAGTGGGCGATGGACTGGCACATGACCGTATTGAAGGAAACCATATAA